A genomic segment from Bacillus cereus G9842 encodes:
- a CDS encoding anti-sigma-F factor Fin family protein — protein MEGYYYCRHCGGNVGSINAEKVYSDVLFQLTEQEVVEMIHFHENGNIYIKTICESCQETLASYPEYYEYEKFLQ, from the coding sequence ATGGAAGGGTATTATTATTGCAGACACTGCGGAGGTAATGTAGGCTCCATTAACGCAGAAAAAGTATATAGCGACGTTTTATTTCAACTAACAGAGCAAGAAGTAGTAGAGATGATTCATTTTCATGAGAATGGAAATATATATATAAAAACGATTTGTGAATCGTGTCAAGAAACGCTCGCATCTTATCCTGAGTATTATGAATATGAAAAATTTCTGCAATAA
- the glmU gene encoding bifunctional UDP-N-acetylglucosamine diphosphorylase/glucosamine-1-phosphate N-acetyltransferase GlmU produces the protein MSNRFAVILAAGKGTRMKSKLYKVLHPVCGKPMVQHVVDQVSQLGLQKLVTVVGHGAEMVQEQLGNVSEFALQAEQLGTAHAVDQAASVLANEEGTTLVICGDTPLITAETMEALLQQHKEAGAMATVLTAYIEEPAGYGRIVRNENGHVEKIVEHKDANEKELAIKEINTGTYCFDNKALFASLSKVSNDNVQGEYYLPDVIEILKNEGHIVSAYQTEQFDETLGVNDRVALSQAEIIMKNRINRKNMVNGVTIIDPSNTYISADAIIGSDTVLHPGTIIEGNTVIGSDCEIGPHTVIRDSEIGDRTTIRQSTVHDSKLGTEVSVGPFAHIRPDSVIGDEVRVGNFVEIKKTVFGNRSKASHLSYIGDAQVGEDVNLGCGSITVNYDGKNKFKTVIGNGVFIGCNSNLVAPVTVEDGAYVAAGSTITENVPSKALSVARARQVNKEDYVDQLLNKKKS, from the coding sequence ATGTCAAACAGATTTGCAGTGATTCTAGCTGCAGGTAAAGGCACACGTATGAAGTCTAAGCTATACAAAGTGCTGCATCCTGTATGTGGAAAACCCATGGTACAACACGTAGTCGATCAAGTATCTCAATTAGGATTGCAGAAACTTGTAACGGTTGTTGGACATGGTGCTGAAATGGTACAAGAACAGCTAGGAAACGTAAGTGAGTTTGCATTACAAGCAGAACAACTTGGTACAGCACATGCTGTAGATCAAGCTGCAAGTGTACTTGCAAATGAAGAAGGAACAACTTTAGTTATTTGTGGTGATACGCCGCTAATAACTGCTGAAACGATGGAAGCATTACTTCAGCAACATAAAGAAGCAGGAGCAATGGCGACGGTGCTAACAGCGTACATAGAAGAACCTGCTGGATATGGCCGTATTGTTCGTAATGAGAATGGTCATGTTGAAAAGATTGTTGAGCATAAAGATGCAAATGAGAAAGAATTAGCTATTAAAGAAATCAATACAGGTACGTATTGTTTTGATAATAAGGCTTTATTTGCTTCACTTTCTAAAGTTTCAAATGATAACGTACAAGGTGAATATTACCTTCCAGATGTTATTGAGATTTTAAAAAATGAAGGTCATATCGTATCAGCTTATCAAACAGAGCAGTTCGATGAAACGTTAGGTGTTAACGACAGAGTCGCTCTATCGCAAGCGGAAATTATTATGAAAAACCGTATCAACCGAAAGAACATGGTAAATGGTGTTACAATTATTGATCCAAGTAACACTTATATTTCTGCTGATGCAATTATCGGTAGTGATACAGTTCTTCATCCAGGAACAATTATTGAGGGGAACACTGTAATTGGTTCTGATTGTGAAATTGGACCGCATACAGTAATTCGTGATAGTGAAATTGGAGATCGTACGACAATTCGTCAATCTACTGTACATGATAGTAAACTTGGTACAGAAGTATCGGTTGGTCCATTTGCACATATTCGCCCAGATTCAGTTATTGGAGACGAAGTACGCGTTGGAAACTTCGTGGAAATCAAAAAAACTGTCTTTGGTAATAGAAGTAAAGCTTCACACTTGAGTTATATCGGGGATGCACAAGTTGGAGAAGACGTGAATCTTGGTTGTGGTTCAATTACGGTGAACTATGACGGTAAGAATAAATTCAAAACTGTGATTGGTAATGGGGTATTTATTGGATGTAATTCAAACCTTGTTGCTCCAGTAACAGTTGAAGATGGTGCTTATGTGGCAGCAGGCTCTACAATTACAGAGAATGTTCCATCAAAAGCATTATCGGTAGCACGTGCACGTCAAGTTAACAAAGAAGACTATGTTGATCAATTGCTGAATAAGAAAAAATCATAA
- the sspF gene encoding acid-soluble spore protein SspF translates to MSRRRGVMSNQFKEELAKELGFYDVVQKEGWGGIRAKDAGNMVKRAIEIAEQQLMKRNQ, encoded by the coding sequence TTGAGTAGACGAAGAGGTGTCATGTCAAACCAATTTAAAGAAGAGCTAGCAAAAGAGCTTGGCTTTTATGATGTTGTTCAGAAAGAAGGATGGGGCGGAATTCGTGCGAAAGATGCTGGTAACATGGTGAAACGTGCTATAGAAATTGCAGAACAGCAATTAATGAAACGAAACCAGTAG
- the pth gene encoding aminoacyl-tRNA hydrolase: MKLIVGLGNPGREYELTRHNIGFMAIDELAKRWNISLNEQKFKGVFGAGFVNGEKVILLKPLTYMNLSGESIRPLMDYYKIDVEDFVVMYDDLDIPVGKLRLRMKGSAGGHNGVKSMISHLGTQEFQRIRMGIDRPKNGMKVVDYVLGRFTSEEIPDVNHSIEKAADACEEWLNKPFLQIMNTFNS; the protein is encoded by the coding sequence ATGAAATTGATAGTAGGACTTGGGAACCCAGGTAGAGAATATGAATTAACAAGGCATAATATTGGATTTATGGCCATTGATGAACTTGCGAAGCGCTGGAACATTTCTTTGAATGAACAAAAATTTAAAGGTGTATTTGGTGCAGGTTTTGTTAATGGAGAAAAGGTAATCTTATTAAAGCCGCTAACATATATGAATTTATCTGGAGAAAGTATTCGTCCACTCATGGATTATTATAAAATTGATGTTGAGGACTTCGTTGTTATGTACGACGATTTAGACATTCCTGTAGGTAAATTGCGTCTTCGCATGAAGGGTAGTGCTGGTGGACATAATGGTGTGAAGTCAATGATTTCACACCTAGGAACACAAGAATTTCAACGTATCCGTATGGGAATTGATCGCCCGAAAAATGGAATGAAGGTAGTCGATTATGTATTAGGACGCTTTACATCTGAAGAGATTCCGGATGTTAACCATTCTATTGAAAAAGCAGCGGATGCATGTGAAGAGTGGCTAAATAAGCCTTTTCTCCAAATCATGAATACTTTCAATAGTTAA
- a CDS encoding RidA family protein, translated as MKVVQTSKAPQAIGPYSQGIIVNNMFYSSGQIPLTENGELVTGDVTVQTEQVFQNLQAVLEEAGASFDTVVKTTVFLKDMDDFNAVNEVYSSYFSTHKPARSCVQVAKLPKDVSVEIEVIALVK; from the coding sequence ATGAAAGTTGTTCAAACAAGCAAGGCACCACAAGCGATTGGACCTTACTCACAAGGGATTATTGTAAATAATATGTTTTATAGCTCAGGACAAATTCCATTAACGGAAAATGGGGAGCTTGTAACAGGAGATGTAACAGTACAAACAGAACAAGTATTTCAAAATTTACAAGCGGTATTAGAGGAAGCAGGTGCTTCATTTGATACAGTCGTAAAAACAACAGTATTTTTAAAGGACATGGATGATTTTAATGCAGTGAATGAAGTATATAGCTCTTATTTCTCTACTCATAAACCAGCTCGATCTTGTGTGCAAGTAGCAAAATTACCGAAAGATGTTTCCGTTGAAATTGAAGTAATCGCCCTAGTTAAGTAA
- the spoVT gene encoding stage V sporulation protein T has product MKATGIVRRIDDLGRVVIPKEIRRTLRIREGDPLEIFVDRDGEVILKKYSPISELGDFAKEYAEALYDSLGHNVLVCDRDSIIAVSGVSKKEYLNKSVGDLIEKTMEERKSVIMTDESDISIIDGVTEKVHSYTVGPIVANGDPIGAVIIFSKEAIISEIEHKAVNTAASFLAKQMEQ; this is encoded by the coding sequence ATGAAAGCAACTGGAATCGTACGTCGAATTGATGATTTAGGCAGGGTAGTAATCCCGAAGGAAATTCGTAGAACTTTACGTATTCGAGAAGGAGACCCACTAGAAATATTTGTTGATCGCGATGGAGAGGTAATTTTAAAGAAGTATTCTCCAATTAGTGAACTAGGTGATTTTGCAAAAGAATATGCTGAGGCTTTATATGACAGCTTAGGACATAATGTGCTTGTCTGTGATCGAGATTCTATCATCGCAGTATCAGGCGTATCGAAAAAAGAATACTTAAATAAAAGTGTTGGCGATTTAATCGAAAAAACGATGGAAGAACGAAAGTCTGTTATTATGACGGACGAAAGTGATATTTCCATTATCGATGGTGTAACAGAAAAGGTTCATTCTTATACAGTTGGACCGATTGTTGCAAACGGAGACCCGATTGGAGCTGTCATTATTTTTTCGAAAGAAGCTATTATAAGCGAAATCGAGCATAAAGCGGTTAATACTGCTGCCAGTTTCTTAGCGAAACAAATGGAACAGTAA
- the purR gene encoding pur operon repressor, with amino-acid sequence MKIRRSTRLVDMTYYLLQNPRQLVSLTFFAERYQSAKSSISEDLVIIKQTFEQQGVGTLQTIPGAAGGVKYIPYISEEEADLIIDELCGLFENPDRILPGGYLYMTDLLSNPRHINGAGRLFASVFARQSIDAVMTVATKGIPLAYAVANYLDVPVVIARKDNKVTEGPTVSINYVSGSSKRIQTMTLAKRSLPEGSNVLIIDDFMKAGGTIQGMMSMLEEFKANVVGIGVLVESTDIEERLINNFVSLIRLSEVDVKEKTIQVEKGNYSLAPFDEGLVEAE; translated from the coding sequence ATGAAAATTAGAAGAAGTACAAGATTAGTCGATATGACTTATTACTTGCTACAAAACCCTCGTCAGCTAGTATCTCTCACTTTTTTTGCTGAAAGGTATCAATCGGCTAAGTCTTCCATTAGTGAAGATTTAGTTATTATTAAGCAAACGTTTGAACAACAAGGGGTCGGCACATTGCAAACGATACCAGGAGCAGCAGGAGGAGTGAAATATATACCGTATATAAGTGAAGAAGAGGCAGATCTAATTATTGATGAGCTTTGTGGCTTATTTGAAAATCCAGATCGTATTTTGCCTGGCGGTTACTTATACATGACAGATTTATTGAGTAATCCTCGCCATATTAATGGCGCAGGTCGTTTGTTTGCTTCTGTTTTTGCTAGGCAATCAATTGATGCGGTTATGACGGTGGCAACGAAAGGGATTCCACTTGCTTATGCAGTGGCAAATTACTTAGATGTACCAGTTGTAATTGCAAGGAAAGATAATAAGGTAACAGAAGGTCCGACTGTTAGTATTAACTATGTGTCGGGTTCTTCTAAACGAATTCAAACAATGACATTAGCAAAACGCAGCCTTCCAGAAGGATCGAATGTTTTAATTATTGATGACTTCATGAAAGCTGGTGGAACGATTCAAGGTATGATGAGTATGTTAGAAGAGTTCAAGGCTAATGTTGTTGGTATTGGTGTATTAGTAGAATCCACAGATATTGAAGAACGACTAATTAATAATTTTGTATCATTAATTCGTCTATCGGAAGTTGATGTGAAAGAAAAAACGATTCAAGTGGAAAAAGGGAATTATTCTCTTGCACCATTTGATGAAGGGCTTGTAGAGGCTGAATAA
- the spoVG gene encoding septation regulator SpoVG — MEVTDVRLRRVNTEGRMRAIASITLDHEFVVHDIRVIDGNNGLFVAMPSKRTPDGEFRDIAHPINSGTRSKIQDAVLTEYHRLGELEEVEFEEAGAS; from the coding sequence ATGGAAGTGACTGACGTAAGATTACGCCGCGTAAACACAGAAGGCCGCATGAGAGCAATTGCCTCTATTACTTTGGACCATGAATTTGTTGTTCATGATATTCGTGTAATTGATGGTAATAATGGATTATTTGTAGCAATGCCAAGTAAACGTACTCCAGATGGAGAGTTCCGTGACATTGCACATCCGATTAATTCTGGTACACGCTCTAAAATTCAAGATGCGGTTTTAACAGAGTATCATCGTTTAGGCGAGTTAGAAGAGGTTGAGTTTGAAGAAGCAGGTGCTTCGTAA
- the ispE gene encoding 4-(cytidine 5'-diphospho)-2-C-methyl-D-erythritol kinase, with protein MKLLVKAPAKINLSLDVLGKRQDGYHEVKMIMTTIDLADRLELTELAEDRIEILSHNRYVPDDQRNLAYQAAKLLKEKFNVKKGVSITIEKTIPVAAGLAGGSSDAAATLRGLNKLWNLGLTIDELAELGAEIGSDVSFCVYGGTAIATGRGEKIEHIKTPPSCWVILAKPHIGVSTADVYGNLKLNRVTHPNVDKMVDVINSGDYKGICDTVGNVLEDVTFGMHPEVARIKSQMKRFGADAVLMSGSGPTVFGLVHHDSRMHRIYNGLKGFCEQVYAVRLLGERETLE; from the coding sequence TTGAAGCTACTAGTGAAAGCACCAGCAAAGATTAATCTGTCGTTAGATGTACTGGGAAAAAGACAAGACGGATATCATGAAGTGAAAATGATTATGACAACCATTGATTTAGCAGATCGTCTAGAACTAACGGAATTAGCAGAAGACCGTATTGAAATTTTATCCCATAATCGGTATGTCCCAGACGACCAACGAAATTTAGCTTATCAGGCAGCGAAATTATTAAAAGAGAAGTTTAATGTAAAAAAAGGTGTATCTATTACTATTGAAAAAACGATTCCAGTAGCAGCTGGATTAGCAGGTGGAAGTAGTGATGCAGCAGCGACATTACGTGGTCTTAATAAATTATGGAATTTAGGGCTTACAATTGATGAGTTAGCAGAGCTTGGCGCAGAAATTGGATCAGATGTATCGTTCTGTGTATACGGCGGCACAGCAATTGCCACTGGAAGAGGAGAGAAAATTGAGCATATAAAGACTCCGCCTTCTTGTTGGGTTATTTTAGCGAAACCACATATAGGTGTATCTACTGCTGATGTGTATGGAAATTTAAAGTTAAATCGAGTTACACATCCAAATGTAGATAAAATGGTTGATGTCATAAATTCTGGAGATTATAAAGGGATTTGTGATACTGTTGGTAACGTTTTAGAAGATGTAACATTTGGAATGCATCCTGAAGTTGCACGTATTAAATCACAGATGAAGCGATTCGGAGCGGATGCTGTATTGATGAGTGGAAGTGGTCCAACTGTATTTGGACTTGTACACCATGATTCTCGAATGCATCGCATTTATAACGGGTTAAAAGGATTTTGTGAACAGGTCTATGCGGTACGTTTATTAGGAGAGCGAGAAACGCTTGAATAA
- the mfd gene encoding transcription-repair coupling factor yields the protein MIGLLEQFYKNKEIQSVINGLEDGLKEQLISGMATSSRSLLMAALYKKTKKSQLIVTHNLYQAQKVHEDLVALLGEKDVWLYPVNELIASEIGVASPELKAQRIEVLNRLAAGENGIIVAPVAGLRRFLPIKELWKQKQVEINLGQEIDLDALLHTLHHIGYERKSMVEAPGEFSLRGGILDIYPLTEELPFRIEFFDTEVDSIRLFDVDEQRSQGKKESVKFGPATEFLFSQEELKSGIQHLEEGLTKTMQKLSDDKLKTTVLETVSHEIEMLKNGQSIEQMFKYLSIFYKEPASLIDYLPEDGVVILDEISRIQETASHLETEEAEWYISLLGEGTIIQDLSFSHAFEGFLHHKKRNFVYLTLFLRHIAHTHPQNIVNVTCKTMQDFHGQMNLLKTEIDRWNEGHFTTVVLGTDDERVKKLQHILSDYDIEADIVEGTDILLSGRLQIAVGDLHAGFEMPMQKLVVITEKELFHKKVKKSQRKQKLSNAERIKSYSELKVGDYVVHVNHGIGKFLGIETLEINGVHKDYLNIKYQGNDKLYVPIEQIDQVQKYVGSEGKDPKVYKLGGNDWKKVKTKVEKSVQDIADDLIKLYAEREASKGYAYTPDTAEQQEFESSFPYQETEDQLRSIDEIKKDMERGRPMDRLLCGDVGYGKTEVAIRAAFKAIMDEKQVAILVPTTILAQQHYETIRERFQDYPINIGLLSRFRTRKQQNETIKGLKDGTIDIVIGTHRILSKDVTYKDLGLLIIDEEQRFGVTHKEKIKQLKANVDVLTLTATPIPRTLHMSMLGVRDLSVIETPPENRFPVQTYVVEYNPALMREAIERELARGGQIYFLYNRVEDIERKADEISMLVPDARVTYAHGKMNESELESVMLSFLEGQHDVLVSTTIIETGVDIPNVNTLIVFDADRMGLSQLYQLRGRVGRSNRVAYAYFAYKRDKVLSEVAEKRLQAIKEFTELGSGFKIAMRDLSIRGAGNLLGAEQHGFIDSVGFDLYSQMLKDAIEQRRGTDGAENTVNVEIDLEVDAYLPDAYISDSKQKIMMYKQFRGVSAIEDIEELQEEMIDRFGDYPQEVGYLLQIANIKVLAMKEQIELIKQNKFEVTFLFSEQASQNIDGGKLFMLGNSFGRMIGLGMEGSQLKIVMKTNGLETSKWLTIAENLLKGLPDVKKEVINA from the coding sequence ATGATAGGTTTATTAGAGCAATTTTATAAAAATAAAGAGATACAATCAGTTATTAATGGATTAGAAGATGGGTTAAAGGAACAACTTATATCAGGGATGGCAACGTCTTCTCGTTCATTATTAATGGCGGCTTTATATAAAAAAACAAAAAAATCACAATTAATCGTGACACATAACTTATACCAAGCGCAAAAAGTACATGAAGATTTAGTGGCGTTACTTGGTGAAAAAGATGTGTGGCTATATCCAGTGAATGAACTTATAGCATCGGAAATTGGGGTTGCAAGTCCAGAATTGAAGGCGCAACGTATAGAAGTGTTAAATCGCTTGGCTGCTGGAGAGAATGGAATCATTGTAGCTCCAGTGGCAGGATTGCGTAGATTTTTACCAATAAAAGAATTGTGGAAGCAAAAGCAAGTTGAAATCAATCTAGGGCAAGAGATTGATTTAGATGCGCTCTTGCATACTTTACATCATATTGGCTATGAACGTAAGTCGATGGTAGAAGCTCCAGGGGAGTTCAGTTTGCGCGGGGGAATATTAGATATTTATCCTTTAACTGAAGAACTACCATTTCGTATTGAATTCTTCGATACAGAAGTCGATTCTATTCGATTATTTGATGTGGATGAACAGCGTTCTCAAGGAAAAAAAGAAAGCGTTAAGTTTGGTCCGGCAACAGAGTTTTTATTTTCACAGGAAGAATTAAAATCAGGAATTCAGCATCTTGAAGAAGGTTTGACTAAGACGATGCAAAAACTTTCTGATGATAAACTAAAGACTACAGTACTTGAGACGGTAAGTCATGAAATTGAGATGTTGAAAAACGGGCAAAGTATAGAACAGATGTTTAAATACTTATCTATTTTCTATAAAGAACCTGCTAGTCTGATAGATTATTTACCAGAAGACGGTGTTGTAATTTTAGATGAGATTTCCCGTATTCAAGAAACAGCATCACATCTGGAAACAGAAGAGGCGGAATGGTATATATCACTTCTTGGTGAAGGAACAATTATTCAAGATTTATCTTTCTCTCACGCATTCGAGGGATTTCTTCATCATAAAAAAAGAAATTTTGTATATTTAACGTTATTCTTGCGTCATATTGCACACACACATCCGCAAAATATTGTGAATGTAACATGTAAAACAATGCAAGATTTCCATGGACAGATGAATTTGTTAAAAACAGAAATTGATAGATGGAATGAAGGGCATTTTACGACTGTTGTACTTGGAACAGATGATGAACGTGTGAAAAAATTACAACATATTTTAAGTGATTATGATATTGAGGCAGATATTGTGGAAGGTACAGATATCTTATTGTCTGGAAGGTTACAAATTGCTGTAGGTGATTTACATGCAGGATTTGAAATGCCGATGCAAAAGCTTGTTGTCATTACTGAAAAGGAGCTTTTTCATAAGAAAGTTAAAAAATCACAACGTAAACAAAAGTTATCGAATGCTGAACGTATTAAAAGTTATTCGGAATTAAAAGTTGGAGATTATGTAGTTCATGTAAATCATGGTATAGGTAAATTTTTAGGTATTGAGACATTAGAGATTAATGGTGTTCATAAAGATTATTTAAATATTAAATATCAAGGTAATGATAAGTTATACGTTCCAATTGAACAAATTGATCAAGTCCAAAAATATGTAGGGTCTGAAGGTAAGGATCCAAAAGTTTACAAATTAGGTGGTAATGATTGGAAGAAGGTTAAAACGAAAGTTGAAAAATCTGTACAAGACATTGCGGATGACCTAATTAAACTATATGCTGAACGCGAAGCTTCAAAAGGCTATGCATATACGCCAGATACAGCAGAACAACAAGAGTTCGAATCATCTTTCCCATATCAAGAGACAGAGGATCAGTTACGTTCTATTGACGAGATTAAAAAAGATATGGAACGCGGACGCCCGATGGATAGGCTCCTTTGTGGTGATGTAGGGTATGGAAAGACTGAAGTGGCTATTCGTGCGGCATTTAAAGCAATTATGGATGAAAAACAAGTTGCAATTTTAGTACCGACAACGATTCTTGCGCAGCAACACTATGAAACAATTCGAGAGCGTTTTCAAGATTATCCAATCAATATAGGATTATTAAGTAGATTCCGTACGAGAAAACAACAAAATGAAACGATTAAGGGTTTAAAGGATGGCACAATAGATATTGTAATCGGAACACATCGTATTTTATCTAAAGATGTTACTTATAAAGATTTAGGGCTTCTTATTATTGATGAAGAACAAAGATTTGGTGTGACGCATAAAGAGAAAATTAAACAATTGAAGGCGAATGTTGACGTATTAACATTAACGGCAACTCCGATTCCACGGACGCTTCATATGTCTATGCTTGGTGTGCGCGACTTATCTGTTATTGAGACACCGCCAGAAAATCGTTTCCCAGTCCAAACGTATGTAGTAGAGTATAATCCAGCATTAATGCGAGAGGCGATAGAGCGAGAGCTTGCAAGAGGCGGTCAAATTTACTTCCTATATAACCGTGTAGAGGATATTGAAAGAAAAGCAGATGAAATTTCGATGTTAGTTCCAGATGCCCGTGTAACATACGCACATGGGAAAATGAACGAAAGTGAATTAGAGTCTGTTATGCTATCATTTTTAGAAGGACAGCATGATGTTCTTGTAAGTACAACAATTATTGAGACGGGTGTAGATATTCCGAATGTAAATACGTTAATTGTATTTGATGCAGATCGTATGGGATTATCACAGTTGTATCAGCTTCGTGGGCGTGTTGGACGTTCTAATCGTGTTGCATATGCATACTTTGCCTATAAACGTGACAAAGTGCTGTCAGAGGTTGCAGAGAAGCGTCTGCAAGCAATTAAAGAGTTCACGGAACTTGGATCTGGTTTCAAAATTGCGATGAGAGATTTATCTATTCGTGGAGCAGGTAATTTGTTAGGGGCAGAGCAGCATGGATTTATTGATTCTGTCGGATTTGATCTATATTCTCAAATGTTAAAAGATGCAATTGAACAGCGTAGAGGAACAGATGGGGCTGAAAATACAGTTAATGTTGAAATTGACTTAGAGGTAGATGCATACTTACCAGATGCTTATATTTCAGATAGTAAGCAAAAAATTATGATGTATAAACAATTTAGAGGTGTTTCTGCAATTGAGGATATTGAAGAATTGCAGGAAGAAATGATCGATAGATTCGGTGATTATCCACAAGAAGTCGGTTATTTATTACAAATTGCAAATATTAAAGTGTTGGCAATGAAAGAACAAATTGAGTTAATTAAACAGAATAAATTTGAAGTAACATTCCTGTTTTCTGAACAAGCAAGTCAAAATATTGATGGTGGAAAATTATTCATGCTTGGAAATAGTTTTGGACGTATGATCGGTTTAGGAATGGAAGGATCACAATTGAAAATTGTTATGAAAACAAATGGTTTAGAGACATCGAAGTGGTTAACAATTGCTGAAAATTTATTAAAAGGCTTACCAGATGTAAAAAAAGAAGTAATAAATGCCTAA
- a CDS encoding ribose-phosphate diphosphokinase produces MSTQYLNSNLKVFSLNSNKELAEQIAKHIGVGLGKCSVDRFSDGEVQINIEESIRGCDVFIIQSTSFPVNEHIMELLIMIDALKRASAKTINIVIPYYGYARQDRKARSREPITSKLVANLLETAGATRVITLDLHAPQIQGFFDIPIDHLMGVPILSDYFETKGLKDIVIVSPDHGGVTRARKMADRLKAPIAIIDKRRPRPNVSEVMNIIGNIEGKTAILIDDIIDTAGTITLAANALVENGASEVYACCTHPVLSGPAIERIQNSNIKELVVTNSIVLPEEKKIDKVHELSVAPLIGEAIIRVYEEESVSVLFN; encoded by the coding sequence ATGTCGACTCAATATCTAAATTCTAATTTGAAAGTATTCTCTTTAAACTCTAATAAGGAACTTGCTGAGCAGATTGCAAAGCATATTGGAGTAGGACTAGGAAAATGTTCTGTTGATCGTTTTAGTGATGGAGAAGTTCAAATTAACATTGAAGAAAGTATCCGTGGTTGCGATGTATTCATTATTCAATCTACAAGCTTCCCAGTAAACGAACATATCATGGAATTACTTATTATGATCGATGCATTAAAACGTGCATCTGCGAAAACAATTAATATTGTTATTCCTTATTATGGTTATGCGCGTCAAGACCGTAAAGCGCGTTCTCGTGAACCAATTACATCGAAACTTGTAGCAAACTTGCTTGAAACAGCAGGTGCAACTCGTGTAATCACTCTAGATTTACATGCTCCACAAATTCAAGGGTTCTTTGATATCCCAATCGACCACTTAATGGGTGTACCGATTCTTTCTGATTACTTTGAAACAAAAGGTCTTAAAGATATCGTAATCGTGTCTCCTGATCATGGTGGTGTAACTCGTGCAAGAAAAATGGCAGATCGTCTAAAAGCGCCAATCGCTATTATTGATAAGCGTCGCCCTCGCCCGAACGTATCAGAGGTAATGAACATTATCGGTAATATTGAAGGCAAAACAGCGATTTTAATTGATGACATCATTGATACAGCTGGTACAATTACATTAGCAGCAAACGCTCTTGTTGAGAACGGTGCTTCTGAAGTATATGCTTGCTGTACACACCCAGTATTATCTGGTCCAGCAATTGAACGTATTCAAAATTCAAATATTAAAGAGTTAGTTGTAACGAACTCTATCGTATTACCGGAAGAGAAGAAAATCGACAAAGTACATGAACTTTCAGTTGCTCCATTAATCGGAGAAGCAATCATTCGTGTATACGAAGAAGAATCTGTGAGTGTATTATTCAATTAA